TGCGCAACAGGCGGCTGTCTGGCAGGCAGATATTGCGTATAACAATGCCATTATCACCAGTGCTATCGACAATAACGATATTTCCCTGCTGTCTTACAACAAGCTCAAACACGTCAGCATGGCTTTCCAGTCATTCTCCGAACTCCTGAACTACGTTGATTATCATTATGGATGGGGGCCTATCTACCAGGCAGCACCCAGGGAAGAAGCACCTTCCATCACCCAAAGGAATGGAAAATGGGGGCTGCTGGCAGCAGATGGAACCCTGCTCATAGATTTTAAATACGAGAAAATAGAACACCTGCATGACGATGTGTTCATACTAAAAAAGGACGGTTCTTATAGTCTTGCAGAAGATGGAGAGCAGTTCGACCTCATCATACATAAAGCCATTCCTCCAGGCTTTGCCTGGGCATTCAAAGGTTCCGAAGTATATCTCATAGATCAATACGGCATATCAAGAGCCAATAAATCCCTTGTGCAACAAGAGGCGAACAATGATATTTATGATGAGGAAGTACGCGAAAAACTGCTGGCATATGCGAATACCCCTGATGGGGATATGATAACAGATGCCTATACACCGGTAGAAGAATTGTATAATATCGGGGTAGATGCTTATAACAGGCATGATTACACTTCGGCAATACATTACTACACACTGGCTGCCCAAAAAGGATATGCTTATGCCATGAACAACCTGGCATTTATCTATTACATGGTAGATGGCTATATAGATAATGAACAGGCATTTTACTGGTATGATCAGGGAGCTGCTGCAGGGAATACCAATGCGATCAATGGATTGAGCCTGTGTTATCAGCATGGAATAGGCACGCAGCCTGATATAGAAAAAGCCATTGACCTGCTGTACCTGGCCGCAAAAGATGGTATGGCTTCGGCCCATAATAACCTGGGATTGCTGTTATATGAAAATGATCCGGAACAGGCATTGTATCATTATCACCAAGCAGCAGCATTGGGAGAACCGGACTACGATTGGCTGGGATTCCTGTATAAAGAAAAAGGAGACATCGCAAGGGCTATAGAATACTTTAATACAGCGATAGACAATGGTTATGATGACAGCCATATCGAGCTGGCCCGGATCTACCTGTTTGAAGAAGGCTTTATTGACAATGCCCTCGCAAAAGAACACATTGCTGCAGCAGAAAAAGCAGGGCTTGAAATACCGGATGACCTACATTCATAACCCGGCTTTTTCAACATTTAGTTCTCCTGGTTAAATTTAACATTCCTTATACAATATGAATACTAACTTACACAACACCCGGAAACTTCCATACCTGCAAAACTGAACCTATTTTATGCGAAAAATAATGGCTGTCCTGGCTTTGCTAATTTCATCCCTAACAAGTATCAAAGCCATAGCCCAGCATAAATTCACCATTAGCGGCATCATTCGCGATAAAACTTCGGGCGAGACTTTAATCGGTGCCTCTATACACGTTCTTCAACAATCCAACTACAGCAGCACCAGCAACAACTACGGATTCTATGCAATCGTGGTACCTGAAGGCACCTATACCCTCGTCGTCAGTTATACAGGATATAAAGCGGATACAATATCTATTCCCCTGGCGAAAGACCTTGTACGCAATGTTTCGTTGAGCCCTTCGAGCGGACTACTTTCAGAAGTCGTGATCACTTCCCAGGCCTCAAAAGACAGGCTGAGCAGCGCCCAAATGGGTACACAAAAACTTAGTACTGCCGAAATTGCAAATGTGCCGGTATTCCTCGGGGAAAAGGACATCATCAAAACCATACAACTACTACCCGGTATTAAAACAACCGGCGAAGGCAGCGGCGGCTTCTACGTGCGCGGTGGTAACATCGACGAGAACCTGTTACTGCTGGATGAAGTGCCGGTGTATAATGCCACACACCTCTTAGGTTTCTTCTCTACCTTCAATTCAGATGCGATCAAAGATCTTACGCTTTATAAAGGTGCCATGCCAGCTCAATACGGTGGCCGCCTTTCCTCTGTAGTAGATATCCGGACCAAAGACGGTAACAACCAGGCATTCCACGGTAGCGGCGGACTTGGCATTATTTCATCTCACCTGAACCTGGAAGGACCGCTTGTAAAAGATAAGGGTTCATTTATGATCAGTGCCCGTCGTAGTTATGCAGATGTGTTTTTGAAACTGTCTTCAAACGAAGATGTCAAAAACTCTAATCTTTACTTCTACGATGTAAATGCCAAGCTGAGTTATAACCTGGATGATCATAACCGGGTATTCATTTCCTTTTATAACGGGAAAGACAACCTGAAAATATCAGACGACTTCGCACTGTACTATGGTAATACAACAGGTACATTCAGGTTAAATCATAATTTCAACAGTCACTTGTTTTCCAATACCACAGTCTCCTATAGTAATTATCATCACAACGTAGAGATCTCGGACAAATCAAGCAATACTAAGATTGAATCCACCATCAGGGATTTCGGATTGAAAGAAGATTTTCAATACTTCATGTCAAACGATGACAGGATTAACTTTGGGATCACAACCACACACCATACACTTAATCCTGGCCTTATTGATGCCAGTCAGAATTCTACCTACAATTCCCAGATCCTGGATAAGAAGTATGCGCTGGAAAGCGCAGCTTACATCAATCATGAATTAGGATGGGGCAAGCTGAAAATTAATTATGGATTGCGCTTGTCTGTCTTCAATATATTTGGTCCCGGAAAGTATTATACATACAATGCAGAGGGAGATCCTGCTGATTCCACTAAATATGATGCAGCAGACCTGGTAAAGACTTACATCAATCTTGAACCCCGCGCAGCTGCAAGTTACCAGCTGGATAGTATCAGCTCATTGAAATTTGCTTATTCGCGCAATACGCAGAACCTGCACCTGATCACTAACTCTGCCTCCACGCAACCCACAGATCTCTGGATCCTGAGCAGTCCGAATGTACAACCGGAAATAGCAGACCAGGTGTCATTGGGTTACTACCGGGATCTTAGTAAAGGTCGTTATGAATTCTCATCGGAGATTTACTATAAACAATTACAAAACCAGATTGACTATAAAGATGGTGCTGCCCTCTCAGTCAATAACTACGTAGAGTCGCAGCTGCTATATGGGAAAGGCAGGGCGTATGGGGTAGAACTTTTTCTAAAGAAAAAAGCCGGCAGACTGACAGGTTGGATCAGTTATACATTATCCCGCACGGAGCGGCAGATAGAGAAGATCAATGAAGGGAGCTGGTATGCCGCACACCAGGATCAGACGCACAACCTGGCTATTGTAACCATCTACCAGTTGAGTAAGAAAGTAACCCTTTCTGCGAACTGGGTGTACAATACCGGTAATGCAGTCACCTACCCAAGTGGAAAATACGAAATCAATGAACAGACGGTGTTCCTGTATACAGAGAGAAACGGCTACCGGATGCCCGCTTATCATCGCCTGGATATTGGGCTGACCATAGCTGGAAAGAAAAGAAGGCGCTGGAGTAGTGACTGGAACTTTGCAGTATACAACGCCTATGGGAAACAAAATCCCTACTTCATAGAGTTTAAAAATGACCCGGCAAATCCAAACCGGACAATCGCGCAGCAAACAGCGCTTTTCCGTTGGGTACCTTCTATCACCTATAATTTCGCATTCTAGTATGAAGACGATATTCACCGCTATATTCATCATCCTGTTATTGTCTGCCTGTACAAAGACGCTTGATATAAAGTTGCGGTCAACTGAGCCGAAAATAGTCATCCAGGGGAATGTTACCAATTCAGGAGGGCCTTATTATATAAGGATCAATAAAACCGTTGATTTTGATGCGAATAATGAATACCCTCCTGTGGTCAATGCCACAGTTAGTGTATTGGATAGTAATACCAGAAGAGTGGATTACTATAAATATACCGGTGTAAATGGCTATTATATTTCCAACAATCTCTTTGGGCAGGTGGGGCATACTTACAAGCTAACAGTAACGGTTGATGGGGAAACCTATACAGCATCTTCCACGATGCCCAATTTTGTAGGCATCAACCAGCTGGATTTTGTACAGACAAAGATTCTTAATAAAACCAGGATCCTGCCCCAGGTAACATTTACGGACCCGGCCTATGAGAAAAACTACTATGTTTTTTCACTGGCGGTAAACAATGTAACTTATAAAGCCTTTTATGCGGTGGATGACAGGCTGACTGATGGAAATGAGATGGTGCAGCAATTGTATATGGATAGTTCGTATATCCAGAAAAGGGATTTTGTGACGGTAATATTGTCAAGTGTAGACAAGAACGTCTATAATTATTTCAATGTACTCCAGGCAAATAGCGGCGCCTCTCCGACTACGCCTTCGAATCCGCCATCAAATATATCGAATGGCGCATATGGATATTTTGGTGCAGAGGCGGTTAGCATGGTATCTCAATCTTTTTAAATAACTCATTATATGAAATTCCATTCCCTGGTATTCTTAAGTTCCCTGCTGTTTTCGCTAAGTGCAAAATCACAGATCGTTTCTATCCCTTACCAGGATAACATGAAAGTACCTGTGATAACATTAGGAATAAATGGTGGTACTTATCGGTTCATTTTTGACATGGGGGCAGAGGTAAGTATCATCAATTCAAAATACATTACACTACCGCAAACGGGGAAAATAAAAGTGGATGATGCAAACAATGCATCTAAAACGCTTTACAAGAGTAAAGTAGAATCGCTGGTATTGGGTGCTAATAAGGAAATTGCTTTTAGTAATGTAAATGTGTACAGTACAGAGATGAACGAGCAGGTATTCACCTGTAATGAAATAGCGGGCATATTGGGGATGGATCTCTTAGGAAGTTATGTAATAGAATTGGATCCTGCGAATAAAATAATATCATTTTATAAAGACAGTCCTATAGA
This window of the Chitinophaga sancti genome carries:
- a CDS encoding DUF4249 family protein gives rise to the protein MKTIFTAIFIILLLSACTKTLDIKLRSTEPKIVIQGNVTNSGGPYYIRINKTVDFDANNEYPPVVNATVSVLDSNTRRVDYYKYTGVNGYYISNNLFGQVGHTYKLTVTVDGETYTASSTMPNFVGINQLDFVQTKILNKTRILPQVTFTDPAYEKNYYVFSLAVNNVTYKAFYAVDDRLTDGNEMVQQLYMDSSYIQKRDFVTVILSSVDKNVYNYFNVLQANSGASPTTPSNPPSNISNGAYGYFGAEAVSMVSQSF
- a CDS encoding TonB-dependent receptor; translated protein: MRKIMAVLALLISSLTSIKAIAQHKFTISGIIRDKTSGETLIGASIHVLQQSNYSSTSNNYGFYAIVVPEGTYTLVVSYTGYKADTISIPLAKDLVRNVSLSPSSGLLSEVVITSQASKDRLSSAQMGTQKLSTAEIANVPVFLGEKDIIKTIQLLPGIKTTGEGSGGFYVRGGNIDENLLLLDEVPVYNATHLLGFFSTFNSDAIKDLTLYKGAMPAQYGGRLSSVVDIRTKDGNNQAFHGSGGLGIISSHLNLEGPLVKDKGSFMISARRSYADVFLKLSSNEDVKNSNLYFYDVNAKLSYNLDDHNRVFISFYNGKDNLKISDDFALYYGNTTGTFRLNHNFNSHLFSNTTVSYSNYHHNVEISDKSSNTKIESTIRDFGLKEDFQYFMSNDDRINFGITTTHHTLNPGLIDASQNSTYNSQILDKKYALESAAYINHELGWGKLKINYGLRLSVFNIFGPGKYYTYNAEGDPADSTKYDAADLVKTYINLEPRAAASYQLDSISSLKFAYSRNTQNLHLITNSASTQPTDLWILSSPNVQPEIADQVSLGYYRDLSKGRYEFSSEIYYKQLQNQIDYKDGAALSVNNYVESQLLYGKGRAYGVELFLKKKAGRLTGWISYTLSRTERQIEKINEGSWYAAHQDQTHNLAIVTIYQLSKKVTLSANWVYNTGNAVTYPSGKYEINEQTVFLYTERNGYRMPAYHRLDIGLTIAGKKRRRWSSDWNFAVYNAYGKQNPYFIEFKNDPANPNRTIAQQTALFRWVPSITYNFAF
- a CDS encoding SEL1-like repeat protein, whose protein sequence is MSQSVYLSNTTFPAGNHTIMMERAYEMPLLLQPLLISGGFIDNDILYYDARPGIENIKRFYNFLDATKLIIHNKPHFIASKNKLFKYLDGLEYPYFSVDARQVFNMEEIPPAQQAAVWQADIAYNNAIITSAIDNNDISLLSYNKLKHVSMAFQSFSELLNYVDYHYGWGPIYQAAPREEAPSITQRNGKWGLLAADGTLLIDFKYEKIEHLHDDVFILKKDGSYSLAEDGEQFDLIIHKAIPPGFAWAFKGSEVYLIDQYGISRANKSLVQQEANNDIYDEEVREKLLAYANTPDGDMITDAYTPVEELYNIGVDAYNRHDYTSAIHYYTLAAQKGYAYAMNNLAFIYYMVDGYIDNEQAFYWYDQGAAAGNTNAINGLSLCYQHGIGTQPDIEKAIDLLYLAAKDGMASAHNNLGLLLYENDPEQALYHYHQAAALGEPDYDWLGFLYKEKGDIARAIEYFNTAIDNGYDDSHIELARIYLFEEGFIDNALAKEHIAAAEKAGLEIPDDLHS